ATCACCGCGACGCGCTTGCCGGTGAAATCCTGCGGCGTGTGCGGCCAGGCCGCGGTGTAGAGGACCTCGCCGGTGAAATTCTCGAGGCCGGGGATCGCGGGGCGCTGCACTTCCGAAAGACAGCCGGCGGCGGAGATCACGAAGCGGGCGGTCAGCGTCTCGCCCGCGCTGTCGGTGACGGTCCACAGGGCGGCGGCATCGTCGAACACGGCGGACGTCACGGCGCGCGAGAAGCGGAAATGACGGCGCAGGTCGAAGCGGTCGGCGACATGGTTCAGGTAGCGCAGGATCTCCGGCTGCTCGGAATAGCGCAGGCTCCACGACCATTCCTGCTCGAGCTCCTTCGAGAAGGAATAGCTGTAATAGTAGCTTTCGCAGTCGCAGCGCGCGCCGGGATAGCGGTTCCAGTACCAGACGCCGCCGACGTCGTCGCCCTTCTCGAAGCCCGCGACCGTGAAGCCCAGCGTCGTCAGCTTGTGCGCCGCGTAAAGCCCGGCGAAGCCCGCGCCGATCACCACGGCGTCGCAATCCGGCCTGCGGCCCGGCGGCTGGGGGGTGTCCATCGGCGTGCTCCCTGGGCGATCTTTGTTGTTTTAGAACCACCATTCTATAACATGCGTTATGCAATCACGACAAGCCGCATCGCGGCGCAGACCGGGAGGACGACGATGGCGGAATGGCGGCTCAGGCATTTCTATCACACGATCATCAACGCGCGGGACATCGACGAGTCGGTGCGGTTCTACGAGATGCTGGGATTCCGGATCGTCTCCGACCGGCGCGACGCGGTATGGCCGGACGGCAGCGGCGCCTCCTTCGCGCTGATCCCCAATCCGAAGGGCCGTGGCGTGCTGATGATCCTGCCGTCGGATCCGGACGGCCCGATGCTCGACATCATCGAATGGCAGGCGCCGCGCGCCGAGTTTCCGGAGGGCGCGCCGACGCGGGTGCCGCGCGTGCTGGCGTTCCGCACGGAGAATGTCCGCGCGGCGCATGTCGCGCTGAAGGCGCAGGGCGTGCGGTTCACGACGGAGGAGCCGACCTCGATCCCCGCGGCGGGGATCACGGGCTGCATCGTCGCCTATGACCCGAACGGGACGCTGATCGAGATGATCGAGCTCGAGCCGGGGCTGCGGCATTCGAAGATCCGGGAAGTGTTTACGCCGGAGGGGAAAGCGTAAGACACCACAGCTTGTCATCCCCGGCCGAACGCCGCGAAGCGGCGTGAGGGGACTGCGTAGCGACAGCGTACACAGACCCAGGCGGTAAGACCGTCACGGTGTTTGCTGCCTGGGTCCCCTTCCCTCGCCGCGCTTCGCGCGGCTCGCCGGGGATGACAAGTGGAGGTGCTAAATGACCTCGTGAATCTCGTACGCCACGCCCTCCGGCGTCACCAGGCCGACACCCACCGCAACGAGATCGTTGAGCCAGGCATAGCGGGCGTCGCCGGTCTCGAAGACCGGGCGGGTGCGGAAATAGAGCGCGGCGCGGTCGGCTGCGCTCAAGGTGCCACCGCGTGCGAACTGCTTCGGGCCCTCGGAATAGGGGCGGAAGATGCCGGTGTAGCTGACATAGATCTTGGCGCCGTCCTGCGTCTGCCAGGTGACGCGGGCATCGAGGCGCAGGACGTCGCGCGCCGCGTCGATCAGCGCCCAGTCGCCGCCGCCCGGAAGCACGGTGCCGTTCAGGCGCTCGCCCACGATATCGCCGCCGGTCACAACCGCGATCATGCGGCGGCCGAACGGCGCGGCACCGGTGTCGTGCTGCGGCCGGTCAAGCGTGGCGCGATAGAGGCAGAGCGGGCGAAGGCCTGGCGGCGTCATCGTCAGGCCGGCGCGGCATAGCGCGGCGGGCGCTTTTCCAGGAAGGCGTTCATCGCTTCCTCGAAATCGGGACCGCGGCCGCAGATCGCCTGGGCGCGCTCCTCGAGGTCGATCACCGCCGCGAGATCGTCGATCTTGAGCGAGGTGTTGAGCGTCTGCTTGGTCAGGCGCAGGCCGAGCGGCGCGGTGTGCAGCATCGGCGCGACGAATAGCGCCGCGGCGTCCTCCAGCCCGGCATCGGGGACGACGCGCGAGACGAGGCCGACCTGCAACGCGCGGGCCGCGTCGATGAAGGCGCCGGTGTACATGAGCTCCGTCGCGACGCCGAGGCCGACGATGCGCGGCAGGAAATAGGTGAGGCCCAATTCGCAGCCCGAGCGGCCCAGCGCCACGAACGCGTCGTTCATCCGGGCGCTCTCGCCTGCGATGCGGATGTCCGCCGCCAGCGCCAGCGCGAAGCCGCCGCCGCACGCCGGACCGTGCACCAGGGCGACGATGGGCTGCGGACAGGCGCGCATCAGCTTGACGATGTCGAACAGGTGATGCCCGGGGCGGAGGCGGCCGGCGCCCTCCGGCACGCGGTCGCCCGCGAGATGCTCCTTGATGTCGAGGCCGGCGCAGAAAGCGCGCCCGGCCCCGCGCAGCACGACGATGCGGACGCCATAATCCTGCTGGAGCCCTTCGAAATAGGCGCACAGCTCGCGCACCATGGTGCCGGTCAGCGTGTTGAGGCGGTCGGGGCGGTTGAGCGTTAGCCACTCGACCTCGCCGCGGCGTTCAACCTGGATGGTGACGGGCATGGCGGGATCCGCGCGGGCGGGCGGACGGCTGTTCAACGCACAGCCGCCCGCCCTACCGGTCTAGAGGTTCACTCCGAACCGGATGCCGACGGTCCGCGGCGGGTAGTAGACGAAGTTGTCCGGCTCCTGGATCTGCTGGCCGAGACTGATCGACTGCATGCCGTCATTGGAGATGACGTCCGCATTCTCGATGTTGTTCACGAAGGCCTCCGCCTTGTAGTGGCCGTTGGTCGACAGCCAGGTCAGGTGGAAATTGGTCAGCGTGTAAGGCTTCTGCTGCGAGGTGATGTAGTTGTCCGGCAGGAACTGGACCTTGCCGGAGACGAAGGTGTCGACCCGCGGCGTGATCGTGCCGATGGAGGTTTCGAAATTGTACTCGGCGCCGAAATCGATCGTGTAGGGCGGCGTCTGGTTCAGCGTGTTGCCGCGGAAATTGCACAGGACCGGCGCCGGGCCGCAGCCCGGCCCCGGCGCGCCGAAGCGCGTGTCGGTGGTGATGTAATTGCCGTAGGTGGCGCGGTTCACCGTGACCGTGGCGTTGAGGCGCAGATTGTCGACCGGCAGGGCGACGGCCTCGAATTCGAGCCCGTTCACCTGGGTGATGCCGTTGACGTTGTTGATGCCGGACTGCGTCGTGCTCTGCACGAAGACCTGCAGATGCGCGATCTCCTCGTGATAGGCGGCGACGTTGAGCTGCAGGCGGTCGTCGAAGAACTGCGACTTCACGCCGGCGTCGTAGGACCACATGCTCTCGGGGCCGTAGATATTGGCGAGGCCGATGATGTTGCCGCCCGAGAGATAGCCGCGCGAGGCCGAGGCATAGGCCATGACGTGGTCGCTGACCTGGTAGTTCAGGCCGGCCTTTCCGGTCCACTGTCCCCAGGTCTTGTCGAACGGCCCCGCGGTGACGCCGCAGGAGCCGCTGGGATTGCCCGGCCCGCCGCAGATCAGCGGCAACTGGTAGTCGAGATAGTTGTAGCCGTATTTGCGGTCGTAGCTGTAGCGCACGCCGGCCGTCAGGGTCAGCGGAATGCCCAGCGCGGTCTTCGCCAGGTCGTAGTCGATCTGCCCGAACGGCGCGAAGGATTGCGATTTCGAATAGCCGTGGCTGAGGAAGTTGTAGGTGTCGGATGCGACGTTCGCCGACGCGTCGTTCAGGCCGGTGTCGGAATAGGCGAAGTCTTCGTAGTTGTTGGACCAGAAGTAGTAGAGGCCGAAGATCCATTTGAGCGGCGAGCCGTCGTCGTTCGAGGCGAGACGCACCTCCTCCGAGATCTGGTGCTGGCGCAGGATCCAGCTCGAGCCCATCGCGAGCGGCGCGTCGGAGCCGTCGCCGTCGCTGGTCTGGCTGACATTGCTGGTGCTGTAGCCGGTGACCGAGGTCAGCGTCGCGAAGTCGAGATTCCAGTTGAGCGTGCCGCTGTAGAGCGTCAGGCGGTTATAGGCGTTCTCCGGATAGTCGTGGCAGAATTTGCGCGGGTCGAACTTCGCCTGGGTGCTGAAATCGCAGGGCGAGCCGGCCGGGATCGGATCGGTGCCTGTCATGTAGCGGGTCGGGGTCTCCCACCAGGCGGTGGCCGTCGCCGCCGCCGTGTTGTTCGAATTGGCGCTGGCTGAGAGCAGCAGGTTCAGGTTGGGCGAGAACTCCATATAGAGCTGGCCGCGCACCATCTGGAAGTCCTGGCCGTCCTGGGTGTGCGTGGCGCCCGGCGCGGTCGACAGGTTCTCCGCATAGGGGTTGTGCTGCGCCGAGACGCCGGTGACGCGGGCGTACATCTTGAAGTCGCCGTCGTCGATCAGCGGAGCGTTGACCCAGCCGCGGAAGGTGCGCTGGGCATAGTCGCCGACCAGCACGTCGAGACCGGCGCCCAGCGTGTCGCCCGGCTTGTTGGTGATCACGTTGATCGAGCCGCCGACCGAGTTGCGGCCGTAGAGCGTGCCCTGCGGGCCGCGCAGCACCTCGATGCGCTCGATGTCGTAGAACTCCGGGTCGACCGAGGTCGAGCGCTGCAGCGTGACGCCGTCGACGCTGTAGGCCACCGGCGAGTCGCCGCCCGGCGTGGTGTTCTGGCTGCCCAGACCGCGCATGGTGATGACGTTCTCGCCGCCGGTGACGCCGGCGCCGAAGCGCAGGGACGGCACCCGCTGGCCCAGTTCGTTGAAGCCGACGATGCCCTGGGAGTCGAGCGAACCGCCGTTGAGCGCGGTCAGCGCCACCGGAACGGTCTGGCTGTCCTCCGAACGTTTCTCGGCCGTCACCACGACGGTCTCCACCGTCGAGCCGCCGCCGGCGCCGGGATCGGCGGCAAGCGCGGGGATGGTCGTCAAAAGCAAGCAGAATGTGGCTGCGCCGCTTTTGAGCGCGGCCGTAAGGTCCATACGCATACGCTTCACTCCCCTTCGAATTTTTTTAAACCCGCCTCGCGAAGGCACCCCGCCAAGCCGGCCCTTTGGCGTTTATATAACAGGTGTTACAATATCTGACAAACGCTTTCTGGGCCATCGCACCCAAACGCGCCGCAACATCGCTTTCGCAAGTGCGAAGCCGTCGTTTTATAGAACGCGCGTTCGAAATAGATTGCCGGCGCACGGCAGCCCCGTTACAAGCGATTCAGGTTCGAACACGAGAGACGCAATGCGGCCCATAGATGCGGTGCGTGACATGCTGAAGAGCCTGGTCGGCGGGCCCGACACGCCCTTCATGGCGCGCCGCGCCCAGGCCGAGCAATTCGCCGCCGCCTTCGTCGCGCCGGACGACGTCGCGATCGCGCCCGGCACGCTGGGCGGCATCCCCGTCGAGTGGATCACGCCGTCGGGCGCGCATCCGGCGCGGACCTTTTTCCACCTGCATGGCGGCGGCTATGTGCTGGGCCATCCCGCCGGCTCGCGCCCGTTCACCACCGAATTCGCGCGGCTTGCGCATTGCAGCGTGGTCAGCATCGACTACCGGCTGGCGCCGGAGCATCCTTTCCCCGCAGCGGTCGACGACGCGCTGGCGGCCTATCGTGCGCTGCTTGCGGGCGGACGCGAAGCCGGCGATATCGCGGTCGGCGGCGAGTCGGCGGGCGGCGGCCTTGCCGTTGCGACCGTGCTCGCGGCACGCGATGCGGGCCTGCCGCTGCCCGCGTCGCTGGCGCTGATCAGCCCATGGACCGATATGCGCTGCGCGGCGGAGAGCTTCGACAGCAAGGCCGCGGTCGATCCGCTGCTGACACGGCGCAGCCTCAAGGAGATGGCGGATGCCTATATGGGCGCGGGCGATCCGGCGCAGCCCCTCGCCTCCCCGGCGCTTGGCGATCTCAAGGGCCTGCCGCCCATGCTGATCCATGTGGGCAGCGACGAGGTGCTGCTGGACGATGCCACGGCGCTGGCGGATGCGGCGCGAGCCGTCGGCGTCGACGCTACGCTCGAGATCTGGCCGGAGATGATCCATGTCTGGCACATGTTCCACCCGATGCTGCCCGAAGGCGCGGCGGCGCTGCGCCAGATGGCGGCTTACACCGTCGGAACATGGGATCGACAGGCGCGCGGAGAACGGACATGAGCCGACTGGACGGCAAGGTCGCCATCGTGACGGGCGGCGCCAGCGGCATCGGGCGCGCCTGCGCCCTCGCCCTGGCCGCCGAAGGCGCAGTGGTGATGATCGGCGACATCGACGAGACGGGCGGAGCCGAGACCCGCGATGCGATCGCCGCGGCCGGCGGCAGGGCCCATTTCCGTCCGCTGGACGTGGCGCGCGAAGACGATTGGAAGACGATCGTCGCGACGACGGCGCAGAAATTCGATGCGCTGCACATCCTCGTCAACAATGCCGCGATCTGCATCTCGCGGCCGCTGCTGGAGATGAGCTTCGAGAGCTGGCGGCGGCAGCTGGCGATCAATCTCGACGGGCTGTTCCTGGGCACCAAGGCGGCGCTGCCGCTGATGGAGAGATCCGGGGGCGGCTCGATCGTCAACATGTCGTCGGTCGCGGGCCTGCGCGGCGTGCCCGGCATGTCGGGCTACTGCGCCAGCAAGGGCGGGGTGCGGATGTTCACCAAGGCGGTGGCGCTGGAATGCGCCCAGGCGCGCAACAATGTCCGCGTCAATTCGGTGCATCCGGGCTCGATCGAGACGCCGATCTGGCTGAAGCTCGGCAATGACGGCGAGATGCCGGCTTCCGATGCGCGGCGCAATTCCGACGCGATGGCGGAGATCCGCGCCGCCGGCGCCGCGGCGACCCCGGTCGGCCATTCCGGCCTGCCCAGCGACATCGCGGCGGGCGTTGTGTTCCTCGCCGGCGACGAGTCGCGCTTCATCACCGGCACCGAACTCGTCATCGACGGCGGCGTGATGGCGGGCTAGAAGGCGCGCACACGCCGTCCGAGGTCCCCATGCCCAAGATCGTCGACCATGACGTCCGCCGCGACGACATCGCCCGCGCCGCTTTCCGCGTGATCCGCAAGAAGGGAGTCGCAAAGGCGACGATCCGAGACATCGCGCGGGAGACCGGTTCCTCGGTCGGCGCGGTGGTGCACTATATTCCGTCCAAAGACCATATCTTCCTGCAGGCCGCCGAATACTCGACCCTGGTCATCCGCGGCCGGATGGAGCGGGCGGAGCGCGACCATACGGGCATCGCGGCGCTGCGGCATGTGCTGTACGAAGGCCTGCCGGCCGACGACGACATGCTCGGGCACTGGAAGATATGGTTCGGGTTCTGGCAATTGTCGCAGACCAGCGAGCTGATCCGCGCGGCGACGCACGACCGCTATGCCGAATCCTATCGCCGCTACGGCCGGCTGATGAAGGCGGCGCAGAAGGCGGGCGACATCCGCCCCGACATCAAGATCGCCGACGCGACGGCGGCGCTGATCTGCCAGATGGACGGGATCGGCGTGCATGTGCTGGTCAGCGGCCGGGCGCCCACGGCGCGCAAGCTGCGGCAACAGATCGACGGCTGGATCGAGCGGATGCTGGGCACGGCCAAACGCGGCCGCGGCGACAATGTCGTGCCCTTCGGGGCGCGGCGGACGGCGCGCTGATGCAGCGCCGGTGTCGGTGGATCTTCCAGAGTCAGTTGTTTCCATATTGACGCAACCCACTCGGTGTCATGGCCCGAGTCCCCGTCCCTCGCATTGCGCGCGCCAGTGCGCATGCTCGCCGGGGATGACAGCGGAGCTTGTGGCTCTACTTCCCCGTCGGGCGCAGCCAGGATTCGATGAAGTGATCGATCAGCAAGCGCTGCTGCTGCGTCGTCGGCGGCTTGCCAGAGCGCAACACCTGGATCGCGATGCCGTCGGTCAGCGCGACCGCGGCGCGGGCGGCGGAGGGGACGTCGAGGTCGTCGGCAAGAGCGCCCGCCTGCTTGGCGCGATGGATCAGCCGGGTGCAGCGTTTCAGCCATTCCTCGTAGCGCAGATGCGTGACCTTGCGCACCGCCGCGTTGTGCACCGAGCGCTCCCAGAAGCCGAGGAAAAAGTTCCAGTTGCCGCGCTTGTCGGGATCGCTGGGCAGCGCGAGATAAAGCACGCCGCGCAGCGCCGCCAGCGGATCGGGCAGCGCCTCGACTTCCAGCATCCGGGCCCGCACGTCGCGGGCGGAATATTCCGAGGCTTCCACCAGCAGGTCGTCCATCGACCTGACGTAATGGACCAGCGCCCCGGTGGTGTAGCCGGCCTCCGCGGCGACGGCGCGGGCGGTCACGCCGGAGATCCCGTGCTTCTTGATCATGCGATAGGCGGCGGCGAGGAAGGCCTCGCGGCGCGCGGTCGGATCGACTTTCTTCGGCATTCCCCGCCTTTGCAAATCAGCGTGCTGACAGTGCCCAGATGGCGGCGCCGGTTCAACTCGTGAATTGTCGCGCCGCAGCAGAAACTTGCCGTTGCGCTTTTTGTAACGCTTGTTATATTTACGCCCAAGATCGTCCGTCGGCGGAACGAGACAAAAGGGGCGGGACATGGCGCGGGACTGGTTTCTGGAGCGGCTCTATCACACGGTCGTCAATGCGCGCGATCTCGACGAATCGGTCGCGTTCTACACGACGCTCGGCTTCGAGGTGCTGGACGACCGCCGGCATGTCGAGTGGCCCGATTTCGTCGCGACGATCTTCGGGATGAAGCGGGCCAAGGGCAGCGGCGTGCTGATGGTGCTGCCGAACGATCCGGGCGGGCCGATGATCGACCTGATCCATTGGAGCGAGCCGCGGGCGAAGACCGCCGCGATCCCGGTCGCCGAGGGCGAGGTGCCGCGCATCATCGCCTTCCGCGTCAAGAACGTGCGGCAGGCCTATGACGAGCTCACCGCGCAGGGCGTGCGCTTCACACGCGAACTCTTCACCCATCCCGAGCTCGGCATCGTCGGAAGCTGCTGCTGCTACGACCCGAACGGCAACCTGATCGAGCTCATCGAGCTCAATCCGGGGCAGCGTCACAGCAAGGCGAACGATGCCCTGCTGAAGAAGGCCTGACCCGGATGGCCGCGAAATCGAAGGCCGAGATGCAGGCGATCTTCCGCGAGGTCTCCAATTGGGGACGCTGGGGGGCGGAGGACGAGCGTGGCACCCTCAACTACCTGACGCCGGCGCGGACGGCGGCGGCGGCGAAGCTGGTCAGGACCGGCCGCACGATCAGCTGCGCGCGGAACTTCCCGGTGCAGCCGGGGCCGGAGAATCCGACGCCGGCACTGCACCACATCGTGGTCGGCGGCGACGATCCGTGTACCCACGGTATTCCGGGCATGG
The nucleotide sequence above comes from Rhizomicrobium sp.. Encoded proteins:
- a CDS encoding TonB-dependent receptor — translated: MRMDLTAALKSGAATFCLLLTTIPALAADPGAGGGSTVETVVVTAEKRSEDSQTVPVALTALNGGSLDSQGIVGFNELGQRVPSLRFGAGVTGGENVITMRGLGSQNTTPGGDSPVAYSVDGVTLQRSTSVDPEFYDIERIEVLRGPQGTLYGRNSVGGSINVITNKPGDTLGAGLDVLVGDYAQRTFRGWVNAPLIDDGDFKMYARVTGVSAQHNPYAENLSTAPGATHTQDGQDFQMVRGQLYMEFSPNLNLLLSASANSNNTAAATATAWWETPTRYMTGTDPIPAGSPCDFSTQAKFDPRKFCHDYPENAYNRLTLYSGTLNWNLDFATLTSVTGYSTSNVSQTSDGDGSDAPLAMGSSWILRQHQISEEVRLASNDDGSPLKWIFGLYYFWSNNYEDFAYSDTGLNDASANVASDTYNFLSHGYSKSQSFAPFGQIDYDLAKTALGIPLTLTAGVRYSYDRKYGYNYLDYQLPLICGGPGNPSGSCGVTAGPFDKTWGQWTGKAGLNYQVSDHVMAYASASRGYLSGGNIIGLANIYGPESMWSYDAGVKSQFFDDRLQLNVAAYHEEIAHLQVFVQSTTQSGINNVNGITQVNGLEFEAVALPVDNLRLNATVTVNRATYGNYITTDTRFGAPGPGCGPAPVLCNFRGNTLNQTPPYTIDFGAEYNFETSIGTITPRVDTFVSGKVQFLPDNYITSQQKPYTLTNFHLTWLSTNGHYKAEAFVNNIENADVISNDGMQSISLGQQIQEPDNFVYYPPRTVGIRFGVNL
- a CDS encoding glucose 1-dehydrogenase; this translates as MSRLDGKVAIVTGGASGIGRACALALAAEGAVVMIGDIDETGGAETRDAIAAAGGRAHFRPLDVAREDDWKTIVATTAQKFDALHILVNNAAICISRPLLEMSFESWRRQLAINLDGLFLGTKAALPLMERSGGGSIVNMSSVAGLRGVPGMSGYCASKGGVRMFTKAVALECAQARNNVRVNSVHPGSIETPIWLKLGNDGEMPASDARRNSDAMAEIRAAGAAATPVGHSGLPSDIAAGVVFLAGDESRFITGTELVIDGGVMAG
- a CDS encoding TetR family transcriptional regulator C-terminal domain-containing protein, with the translated sequence MPKKVDPTARREAFLAAAYRMIKKHGISGVTARAVAAEAGYTTGALVHYVRSMDDLLVEASEYSARDVRARMLEVEALPDPLAALRGVLYLALPSDPDKRGNWNFFLGFWERSVHNAAVRKVTHLRYEEWLKRCTRLIHRAKQAGALADDLDVPSAARAAVALTDGIAIQVLRSGKPPTTQQQRLLIDHFIESWLRPTGK
- a CDS encoding VOC family protein — encoded protein: MRYAITTSRIAAQTGRTTMAEWRLRHFYHTIINARDIDESVRFYEMLGFRIVSDRRDAVWPDGSGASFALIPNPKGRGVLMILPSDPDGPMLDIIEWQAPRAEFPEGAPTRVPRVLAFRTENVRAAHVALKAQGVRFTTEEPTSIPAAGITGCIVAYDPNGTLIEMIELEPGLRHSKIREVFTPEGKA
- a CDS encoding alpha/beta hydrolase: MRPIDAVRDMLKSLVGGPDTPFMARRAQAEQFAAAFVAPDDVAIAPGTLGGIPVEWITPSGAHPARTFFHLHGGGYVLGHPAGSRPFTTEFARLAHCSVVSIDYRLAPEHPFPAAVDDALAAYRALLAGGREAGDIAVGGESAGGGLAVATVLAARDAGLPLPASLALISPWTDMRCAAESFDSKAAVDPLLTRRSLKEMADAYMGAGDPAQPLASPALGDLKGLPPMLIHVGSDEVLLDDATALADAARAVGVDATLEIWPEMIHVWHMFHPMLPEGAAALRQMAAYTVGTWDRQARGERT
- a CDS encoding TetR/AcrR family transcriptional regulator; this translates as MPKIVDHDVRRDDIARAAFRVIRKKGVAKATIRDIARETGSSVGAVVHYIPSKDHIFLQAAEYSTLVIRGRMERAERDHTGIAALRHVLYEGLPADDDMLGHWKIWFGFWQLSQTSELIRAATHDRYAESYRRYGRLMKAAQKAGDIRPDIKIADATAALICQMDGIGVHVLVSGRAPTARKLRQQIDGWIERMLGTAKRGRGDNVVPFGARRTAR
- a CDS encoding DUF3237 domain-containing protein; the protein is MTPPGLRPLCLYRATLDRPQHDTGAAPFGRRMIAVVTGGDIVGERLNGTVLPGGGDWALIDAARDVLRLDARVTWQTQDGAKIYVSYTGIFRPYSEGPKQFARGGTLSAADRAALYFRTRPVFETGDARYAWLNDLVAVGVGLVTPEGVAYEIHEVI
- a CDS encoding VOC family protein, with the translated sequence MARDWFLERLYHTVVNARDLDESVAFYTTLGFEVLDDRRHVEWPDFVATIFGMKRAKGSGVLMVLPNDPGGPMIDLIHWSEPRAKTAAIPVAEGEVPRIIAFRVKNVRQAYDELTAQGVRFTRELFTHPELGIVGSCCCYDPNGNLIELIELNPGQRHSKANDALLKKA
- a CDS encoding enoyl-CoA hydratase/isomerase family protein — protein: MPVTIQVERRGEVEWLTLNRPDRLNTLTGTMVRELCAYFEGLQQDYGVRIVVLRGAGRAFCAGLDIKEHLAGDRVPEGAGRLRPGHHLFDIVKLMRACPQPIVALVHGPACGGGFALALAADIRIAGESARMNDAFVALGRSGCELGLTYFLPRIVGLGVATELMYTGAFIDAARALQVGLVSRVVPDAGLEDAAALFVAPMLHTAPLGLRLTKQTLNTSLKIDDLAAVIDLEERAQAICGRGPDFEEAMNAFLEKRPPRYAAPA